The segment CGATTCCGTCTGCCGGCTATGTCGGCGGGAGGGAACAAAGCTTTTTTTGAAAGGTTCGCGATGTCTCACTGAAAAATGTGCTATTGATCGAAGGGCTTATGCGCCGGGCCAGCATGGACAGGCCAGACCCAGGATTTCAGAATATCGCATGCAGCTTCGTGAAAAACAAAAATTAAAACGGATTTATGGGTTAATGGAAAAACAGTTTCGAACTTATTTTCAGAAAGCCGAACGTAAAACAGGAATTACGGGAGAAACTTTACTCCAATTCCTGGAAAGAAGGCTCGATAACGTTGTTTATCGGATGGGTTTTGCATCTTCACGAAGCCAGGCCAGACAGCTTGTGGGGCATAAACATATTCTGGTCAATGGGAAAAACGTGGACATCCCTTCTTTTTTAATTAAGCAAGGGGATGTGGTCGAGGTTAAAGAAAAAAGCCGCACCCTTCCGGCCATTGTTAGTGCGATTGAGGTTATCGAAGCAGTTGGGATGTCCTCATGGATCGAATTGGACAAAGCTAACTTTAAAGGAACGGTTAAAAACCTTCCTTTAAAGGAAGACATCTCCCTGCCAGTCAACGAACAACTGGTTGTAGAGCTTTATTCAAGATAATTAAGCGGCTATTTTAAATTAGGATGAAAAGAGAAAATAAGCTACGTTGCGGAATCACTCCGCAGAGCAAGCTTGGGGGGGGGGAGATGATTATTAGAACAAAAGATTTCCAAATACCCAAAAAGTTGGAATGCGAACAGGAAAGTTTGACTCCAACCTATGGAAAGTTTTTTGCCGAGCCATTTGAAAGGGGTTTTGGAACAACGATTGGTAATTCTCTTAGAAGAGTCTTATTGTCAACGATTGCAGGTGCGGCGGTAACTTCAATTAAAATTGAAGGGGTTTTACATGAATTTTCAAACATTACCGGCGTAAAAGAGGATGTAACGGATATTATTCTTAATATTAAAAATCTTCGCTTGAAAATGCACACCGACAAACCTAAGTCCATTCATATTCGGAAAAAGGGGCTGGGAACGGTGACCGGGAAAGACATTATTCATGATTCCGAAATCGAGATTTTAACACCCGATTTGCATATTGCAACTTTGGATAAAGATGCCAATCTGGACATGGAATTAACCGTGAAAATAGGAAGAGGTTACGTCCCCGCAGAACGAAATAAGGAAGAAGGAACGGCGATTGGTGTCATTCCGGTAGATTCTATTTTTACCCCGGTAAAAAAAGTAAATTTCAATGTTGAAAACGCCCGGGTCGGGAGGATCACCGACTATGACAAACTGATTCTTGAAATTTGGACCGATGGAAGCGTGGTCCCAGCCGATGCTGTGGCCTTTGCGGCAAAAATTTTAAAAGATCATTTGACGATCTTCATTAATTTTGAGGAAAAAGAAGAAGAGGCAGTCGATAAAACCGAGGAACAAAAAGAGGAAATCAATAAAAATCTCCTGAAAAGTGTCAACGAGTTG is part of the Nitrospirota bacterium genome and harbors:
- a CDS encoding DNA-directed RNA polymerase subunit alpha; translation: MIIRTKDFQIPKKLECEQESLTPTYGKFFAEPFERGFGTTIGNSLRRVLLSTIAGAAVTSIKIEGVLHEFSNITGVKEDVTDIILNIKNLRLKMHTDKPKSIHIRKKGLGTVTGKDIIHDSEIEILTPDLHIATLDKDANLDMELTVKIGRGYVPAERNKEEGTAIGVIPVDSIFTPVKKVNFNVENARVGRITDYDKLILEIWTDGSVVPADAVAFAAKILKDHLTIFINFEEKEEEAVDKTEEQKEEINKNLLKSVNELELSVRAANCLKNADIKSILELVQKTEGEMLKTKNFGRKSLNEIKEILEEMGLSLGMKLPPEVFALAKEEQKA
- the rpsD gene encoding 30S ribosomal protein S4, translating into MARYTDSVCRLCRREGTKLFLKGSRCLTEKCAIDRRAYAPGQHGQARPRISEYRMQLREKQKLKRIYGLMEKQFRTYFQKAERKTGITGETLLQFLERRLDNVVYRMGFASSRSQARQLVGHKHILVNGKNVDIPSFLIKQGDVVEVKEKSRTLPAIVSAIEVIEAVGMSSWIELDKANFKGTVKNLPLKEDISLPVNEQLVVELYSR